ACCAGTGCTTCACACAGCCGGCTGCCGACAAAGCCGCGCCCGCCTAAAACGAGAATGTTCATTCCGCTTCCCTTTTCTGTCCGGTTGCAGGGTAAAATCGGTCTTTCTCGCTGTAAATGCATCCGCAATACGGCTGCCGATACAGACTCATCTCCTTGGCAAGAGCGATTCCCTCTTTCCATCCCTTCCTGAAATCTTCATAATGGAAAGGCACCCCCCATTTCTTCCCCAGACTCTCTCCCATTTCAGCTATGAGATCATGTTTCTGGAGCCGGCTGTACAGAAGGGTGGACGTAAACGCATGGAACTTACTTTTCGCCGCCATTCGGGCGGCGGCCTCCAGACGCCTGTGGTAGCAATACTGGCATCGGTTTTGCTCCCGGTACACCACGGAACGAATGAAGTTCTCCAGATCGTACTCGTCCCGGTAGATCACTTCTAGTCCTGTTGTCTCGGCCAACTGACGGACCGCCGACAGGCGCTTTTCATATTCCCGGTAGGGATGTATATTGGGATTGTAGTAGAAGCCGATAACACGCTCCCAGTTCCCCCGCAATTGCTGCAATGGGTAAGTCGTGCACGGCGCGCAACACATGTGAAGAAGTATTCTTGTTCGGTTTGAACTCATCGCGTTTCCCAAACAGGATCTCCGGGTGAGGTACCCTTATATTATAATATCATGACTGCATCGTGACCGACCTGTCAATGTATTGAGGATTTTCGCAGGCGAGAATGGAGGGAATGCCGTGCTAAGAAACGGGGAGTCCCCGGATCTTTTCTATGATGGAAGACGTGGAAACGGTTTCGATGAGGGGGATGCGCTCGACACGGCCGCCATGCGATTCCACCTCGTTCCTGCCGATGATTCGGTCCAACGGCCAATCGGCTCCTTTGACCAGCGCATCGGGACGAACCTCGAGGATCAATTGCAGGGGATCCGGCTCGTCGAAGCAGACCACCGCATCAACGCATGCCAGGGCTGCAAGCACACGGGCGCGCTGCTCCTGCGGGACAACGGGTCTCGAAGGACCTTTTATGGAGCGAACGGAGCGATCCGAATTCAACCCTACGACCAGAACATCGCCCAAATCCGCGGCCCGTTCCAGATAGTCCACGTGGCCGGCGTGCAGAATGTCGAAACAGCCGTTGGTGAACACGATTGTTCGTCCTTCCGAACGATACTTGTCCAACAGGACCCTCAACCCACCGAGGTCCACAATTTTTCGGGCGGTCGGCAGCCTTACCATTTCAGATGCCATTCAACACTCCGGGCGAGAGTTACCGCGTCAACACGGGACGCCCCCGCCTTTTTAAGCACGCGCGCGCACTCCCGCATCGTGGCGCCTGTGGTGAACACGTCGTCCAGCAGCAGAATCTGTTTGTTGTTACATACCTCGGGAGAATTCACCTCGAAGGCGTTCCGGACATTTTTCATCCGTTCCGACCCACTCAATTCCACCTGAGGTCGAGTCACCCGGGTCCGCCGAAGAGTGTCCACATCCAGTGGAATCCCGACGCGTTTGGCTACGTACCTGGACAACAACAAAGCCTGATTGAATCCCCGCTGTTTGAGCTTGGTCTCGTGCAGGGGCACTGGTACAATGAAATCCCATGAAGAAGACCCGGACAAGTCCTCTACAACATCCGCCAGCAACCCGCCCAGTATTCGCGCTTGGAACAGGTTCGCATGGTACTTGAATCGGTGAATGGCCCTCCGGATCGCGCCTTCGTAAATGAAAACCGCCCGGGCCCGGTCGAACCAGACCGATTCATTCCAGCAGGAAGGGCACGGATGATTCGAACCCTCGCTCGACTTGAACGGCAGGCCGCAGATACTGCAAAACGGCTCTTCCACGAGCCTGAAAGTGTCTTTGCACGATTCGCAGAAGACGCTTTCGTGCGAAAGCACGGTCCCACAGGACGCGCATTTCGGCGGGATGAACAGGCTCAGAACAGACTCGATCAGCCGTTGCAAGCCCGAGGTCGCAGCCGATCCACGCATTACCGCGCGATCCAAGGTAAACAGGGTAGGCGGAAAGATCTCATTTCATCGAATTTCCCGACAGTCGCCACATGCGCCCGTCGCACGCGGTCACGATTCGGATTCGGTCTCCGAACGGCCCTGAGCCTGGAATTCCTCGTATGTAGCGTCGGGGTTCACTCCCGGACAATTCTCTTTGGCAACTTCCCAATTCGAACGATCGCGCATCATTGCCTTGAAAAAAGGCCATTCCTTGCAAGGCCTAGGTTTGACGGGGTGAACGAGGCATCCTCCGTCCCACAGACTGCAATAACCGTCCGCGCGTGTTCGTATGTAGATGCGGCCGTTCTTCCGGAGGCAATGATTTCGCTCGAAATCCTCCACCGAACTATTCAAATATCGCGCGATACCGGGCAGCTCTTCCTCGGTAATAAAAACGCCGCCTTCTCCTTTGCAGCAAGTACCGCACAATTGGCATTCAAAAGGCTTCAATTCCAAGAACCCCATTCCAGAGTCCGGACGCCGTCACCCGGCGCTCCCTCCGCCTTCGACGAAGTCGGCCGGACAGTCTGCGGAAGCTTCGTGACTCGATATCCGTCCCCTAGGGAGTCGCACCGCTGAATAGTTCGGCGGTTTCAACCGAGTTTGTCCGGGTTTTGTGAAGTATTGTCAACTATATGCCAACCGGGTGTATCATGTGGGCCCGTCCCATTTCAAACCCTTTACGCCGCACCGGCATTGCATTTTCCTGCACATGAATGATAAGACATTGGAAATCGGGCCTGACGAAACTGAAGATGAACCAGTTAACGTGACCGAGGGAAGATCGAATATGAAGAAGCGATGTGCCCTGCTTATTGCGCTGTTTCTATTTTTCATTCCTGCCGCATGGGCGGAACAGGTATCCATAACCCTTATCCATATAAACGATCTCCATGCACACATACTGCCCGACCGGAGAACCGGCAGTACCGGAATGGCCGTTTTGTCGAGCTTTTTAAAAGAGCAGCGCGGCCTGGACCCCGACCTCCTTTTCCTGGACGCAGGTGATTTAGTAACGGGTTCCGCCATTGACAGCCTGACCCGGGGCGAGGCCACGTACGAACTGTATGACACGCTGTCCCCGGATGCCCACGTTCTCGGAAACCACGCCTTCGATCACGGGTTGGACGTGCTGTTTCGTAATCTCTCCCATGCTCGATTTCCCGTTCTCTGCGCCAACTACCCGTTTTCCCAGGAGCAGCGTGAACGAATACGTCCGTACCTCATCGTTGAAAGGAAGGGATTGCGTATCGCGATTCTGGGTTTGACGATCCAAAAGCGTGTAAAAGGAATCGATTTCCCGGAAGATCCGCTCGAGACCGCAAGCCGTCTCCAGGATAAACTGAACAAAGAGGCCGACCTGACGATTGCATTGACTCACCTGGGGGTGGATACGGATGTAACCTTGGCGGAACACGTGCCCACCCTGGACATCATTGTCGGCGGCCACTCTCATACTTCCCTCGTTCAGCCTCGCGTGGTCGGGAATACCTATATCCTTCAAGCCGGCGCTTTCGGAGAATACGCCGGTAAGGTGCGGTTCACCTTCGACTCGGAGCAACGTCGCATCACCGCGTTTGATTCATCCCTGGCGCCCTTGGACGGGAAAACATACCCCGCCGACCCGAAGGTCGTCGCCTCTGTCCTGAAATTCTATGCCGGCTGCGACGTCAAAATGGATGAGCCGGTGGCCGAGGTGGATAGAGACTACTCGAGGACCTTTGTGGCGGATCTCGTGGTAAAACAACTGTGGACCCGATATCGTCCGGACTTTTCGCTGGTGCATCTGGGAGGATTCAGGGAGCCTCTTGCCGCCGGTACGCTGTACCGCGACGACCTGTATCGCATTTTCCCCTTTGACAACTCGATCGTGAAATTCTCGATCCCGGCATCGGCCTTAACGGAATCGCTCTTCACCACTCAGCATACGAAATGGCACAACGAGCCGCCTCTGATTTCCCACCCCCCGTTTCAGCAATTACGCAAATACCGAGACCGGGACGTCACCCTTGCGGGAAGCAACTACGTGGTGGGATTGCTTGAAAAGGCTCTGGGCCGTACGTTGATCACACACCCTCTGGATGCGCCCGAAAGGAGCATTCTGGAGCAAGCCCTGGCGGACCGGTTTCCTTTGAAAGCGCCGGAGGCTCGTGCCGCATGCCTTTGGGAGAGGTTAAGTGTCTTTCACGGCGGGATGAGGGTTTCAGATGATATGTTGGACGCCAGGTGATATTCATGGGCCGGATATTTCGGCCAACCCTTTTTCATAAGGGCAAACGTTCTATTTTGCTATTCGACTGTTTCAAAAAAAGCAAAGTGGAAAGAGGGTCTTAGAGTCTATGGACATTGCTACTTTTGAGGACGTGTCAAAAATCTACCGTATGGGTGAGGTGGACGTTGCCGCGCTCGACCGTGTGAGCTTGAGTATTCCACAGGGGGCATTCACCGCATTGCTGGGACCTTCCGGCAGCGGCAAGACCACCGCGCTGAACTTGATCGGTTGTCTGGACCAGCCCAGCGAAGGCGTGGTGACTGTGGCGGGCCAGGCCGTCGGCCGTTTGAACCGCCGTGGGAGCGCCGCTTTCAGGGGTGAAAAGCTGGGTTTCGTATTCCAGGATTTCAACCTGCTGCCGGTGCTCACGGTGTTCGAAAATGTGGAGTACCCGTTGTTGATGATTCGCGACATGCCCAAGAGCCAAAGGAAACCAAAGGTGGAGCGGGTATTGGCGGCCGTGGCAATGGAAGACCAGGCCGGCAAATATCCGGCCCAGCTTTCCGGCGGACAGAAACAACGCGTCGCCATCGCCCGGGCCCTGGTAGGAAACCCGGTCCTGATCCTGGCCGATGAGCCCACTGCCAACCTGGATGGCGCAACGGCCCACAAAGTGGTGGAATTGATGAAACGTATGCGCGATGAATTCGGCACAACTTTCGTGTTTTCCACTCACGACCCCCGGATCATGGACCAGGCGGAGGTATCATTCTATCTGGAAGACGGCCGGCTGATCGACAAAACCGGCAACCGGCAAGGAGACCCGTCATGATTAAAGTCATACGCCTGGCGCTGAAAAACCTGCTGCGCTATCAACGTCGCACCCTGCTCACGGGTCTGCTGATTGCCGTAGGGGTAGTGGCGGTGATTGTGTTTGTCGGGTTGAGCGGCTCCTTCAAGCAAGCCATCGTAGGGCAAATAACCGATTCGGTTCTCAGTCATCTGCAGGTGCACCGCAAGGGGTACCTGGCCAGCATCGATAACCTTCCCCTGGACCGCATGCTGCCCGTCGAACCGCTTGAAAAGCTTGCGGACATTCTGGCCCGGACCGATGGTGTAACGGCTTTCTCGCCCCGCATCAAATTTGGAGCCATGTTGAGCAATTACGCCCAGACCACCAACGTGCGCCTTAACGGTGTCGATCCCGAAAAAGAACAAGCCGTCGTGCCGCTGCTGGCTTCACGAATCAAGAATGCTGCGCATGGGGACATTCTCTTGAAAAAGGGCGAGGTCTTGCTGCCGGAGGTCCTGACGACGGGCCTGGGTGTTAAGACGGGCGAGACCGTGGTGCTGGTGGCCAACAACAAGGACGGTTCGGTGAACGGGATGACGTTCAAAGTGGCAGGGGT
This is a stretch of genomic DNA from Deltaproteobacteria bacterium. It encodes these proteins:
- a CDS encoding epoxyqueuosine reductase QueH; translation: MSSNRTRILLHMCCAPCTTYPLQQLRGNWERVIGFYYNPNIHPYREYEKRLSAVRQLAETTGLEVIYRDEYDLENFIRSVVYREQNRCQYCYHRRLEAAARMAAKSKFHAFTSTLLYSRLQKHDLIAEMGESLGKKWGVPFHYEDFRKGWKEGIALAKEMSLYRQPYCGCIYSEKDRFYPATGQKREAE
- the rfaE2 gene encoding D-glycero-beta-D-manno-heptose 1-phosphate adenylyltransferase, encoding MVRLPTARKIVDLGGLRVLLDKYRSEGRTIVFTNGCFDILHAGHVDYLERAADLGDVLVVGLNSDRSVRSIKGPSRPVVPQEQRARVLAALACVDAVVCFDEPDPLQLILEVRPDALVKGADWPLDRIIGRNEVESHGGRVERIPLIETVSTSSIIEKIRGLPVS
- a CDS encoding ComF family protein; protein product: MRGSAATSGLQRLIESVLSLFIPPKCASCGTVLSHESVFCESCKDTFRLVEEPFCSICGLPFKSSEGSNHPCPSCWNESVWFDRARAVFIYEGAIRRAIHRFKYHANLFQARILGGLLADVVEDLSGSSSWDFIVPVPLHETKLKQRGFNQALLLSRYVAKRVGIPLDVDTLRRTRVTRPQVELSGSERMKNVRNAFEVNSPEVCNNKQILLLDDVFTTGATMRECARVLKKAGASRVDAVTLARSVEWHLKW
- a CDS encoding YkgJ family cysteine cluster protein codes for the protein MELKPFECQLCGTCCKGEGGVFITEEELPGIARYLNSSVEDFERNHCLRKNGRIYIRTRADGYCSLWDGGCLVHPVKPRPCKEWPFFKAMMRDRSNWEVAKENCPGVNPDATYEEFQAQGRSETESES
- a CDS encoding bifunctional metallophosphatase/5'-nucleotidase, encoding MKKRCALLIALFLFFIPAAWAEQVSITLIHINDLHAHILPDRRTGSTGMAVLSSFLKEQRGLDPDLLFLDAGDLVTGSAIDSLTRGEATYELYDTLSPDAHVLGNHAFDHGLDVLFRNLSHARFPVLCANYPFSQEQRERIRPYLIVERKGLRIAILGLTIQKRVKGIDFPEDPLETASRLQDKLNKEADLTIALTHLGVDTDVTLAEHVPTLDIIVGGHSHTSLVQPRVVGNTYILQAGAFGEYAGKVRFTFDSEQRRITAFDSSLAPLDGKTYPADPKVVASVLKFYAGCDVKMDEPVAEVDRDYSRTFVADLVVKQLWTRYRPDFSLVHLGGFREPLAAGTLYRDDLYRIFPFDNSIVKFSIPASALTESLFTTQHTKWHNEPPLISHPPFQQLRKYRDRDVTLAGSNYVVGLLEKALGRTLITHPLDAPERSILEQALADRFPLKAPEARAACLWERLSVFHGGMRVSDDMLDAR
- a CDS encoding ABC transporter ATP-binding protein, giving the protein MDIATFEDVSKIYRMGEVDVAALDRVSLSIPQGAFTALLGPSGSGKTTALNLIGCLDQPSEGVVTVAGQAVGRLNRRGSAAFRGEKLGFVFQDFNLLPVLTVFENVEYPLLMIRDMPKSQRKPKVERVLAAVAMEDQAGKYPAQLSGGQKQRVAIARALVGNPVLILADEPTANLDGATAHKVVELMKRMRDEFGTTFVFSTHDPRIMDQAEVSFYLEDGRLIDKTGNRQGDPS